The Elgaria multicarinata webbii isolate HBS135686 ecotype San Diego chromosome 1, rElgMul1.1.pri, whole genome shotgun sequence genome has a window encoding:
- the NUB1 gene encoding NEDD8 ultimate buster 1 isoform X1, with protein sequence MAQNKYLAAKLKKYLREDKIYLWKPPYTNNSKEAGEELKDLALQYSARLNYNDNEIEALLEEIRCKAVERGTGNEAFKTTGIATLEVALPTRMGKARKTVLETKLVITGKELRSQIAQTYGFEENCIKIIANKKQLDLGKTLEEQGITHNIKVMVLELKLSEEETRRKVREEEMQHEEEVAKNKEMNKRMQRTKKGLEILAEREDSFDPENTPYLDIANQTGRTIKIPPAAKKALLLAMGHHEKGRALLKKKEYAMALPFLLDADKHFCDCGSDLLNTVDNYAVLQLDIVWCYFHLGQLDCLDDAEKKLTAAHDCFRRCYGENHERLVTIKGSSGREKALFLRLYLLQGISHYHNGREKEAAEHLQRAHGLFQELCIDPEKISSLLLLGFSAQEARLGLRACDGNVDHAASHISNRREEKAEIRREEKAKRRRRLEDINSLKSMGYPERAAREALHNAKGDLQLAAKIILDNPLLLLPDDDDPVPGDQFNVPQESIDQLVYMGFNPKAVEQALKLFKGNIQLAVQMLAHYGGSLPGELQTPLDSTIPSDESSSSKDSPTDSADKRREEKEENQKRGGETEGTSGASTDEDMEVDAVNEILEDIPEHEEDYLDLTLEEEEYVINEYLSYIKHLPIQ encoded by the exons ATGGCACAGAACAAGTACCTTGCAGCAAAGCTGAAAAAATATTTGCGAGAAGACAAAATTTACCTGTGGAAACCTCCCTATACAAACAATAGCAAAGAGGCTGGTGAGGAGCTGAAG GATCTCGCGTTGCAATACTCAGCCAGGCTAAATTATAATGACAATGAAATCGAAGCCCTTCTGGAAGAAATACGCTGTAAAGCGGTTGAGCGGGGAACAGGAAACGAAGCTTTTAAGACGACAGGAATTGCGACGCTTGAAGTAGCTTTGCCTACGAGGATGGGTAAA GCAAGAAAAACTGTTCTGGAGACAAAATTGGTCATCACAGGCAAGGAGCTCAGATCTCA AATAGCACAGACATATGGATTTGAAGAAAATTGCATCAAAATAATTGCAAATAAGAAGCAACTTGACCTAG GAAAGACACTAGAAGAGCAAGGCATTACACACAATATCAAGGTCATGGTGCTTGAGCTGAAACTTAGTGAAGAGGAAACTAGGAGAAAAGTCCGTGAAGAGGAAATGCAACATGAGGAAGAAGTAGCGaagaataaagaaatgaataaacgGATGCAAAGAACGAAGAAAGGCTTGGAAATACTTGCAGAAAGAG AGGATTCATTTGATCCAGAGAATACGCCTTACCTCGACATTGCAAACCAAACTGGAAGAACCATCAAGATCCCCCCAGCAGCCaaaaaa GCTCTTTTGTTAGCTATGGGCCACCATGAAAAGGGCAGAGCGTTGTTGAAGAAAAAAGAATATGCTATGGCATTGCCATTTCTGTTGGATGCAGATAAACACTTCTG TGATTGTGGTTCAGACCTCCTGAACACGGTTGATAATTATGCCGTGCTGCAACTGGACATAGTCTGGTGTTACTTCCACCTGGGACAGCTGGATTGCCTTGATGATGCTGAGAAGAAGCTTACTGCAGCCCACGATTGCTTCAGAAGGTGTTACGGGGAGAACCACGAAAGACTGGTCACTATAAAA ggaagttCTGGAAGAGAGAAGGCTTTATTTCTAAGGCTTTATTTACTTCAAGGAATAAGCCATTATCATAATGGCAGAGAAAAAGAGGCTGCTGAACATCTTCAGAGG GCACATGGCTTATTTCAAGAGTTGTGCATAGATCCCGAAAAGATCAGCAGCTTGTTACTTCTGGGATTCTCCGCTCAGGAAGCCCGTTTGGGTCTCCGAGCTTGTGATGGGAACGTGGATCATGCAGCGAGTCATATTTCCAACAGGAGAGAG GAAAAAGCTGAAATAAGGAGAGAGGAGAAAGCTAAAAGAAGAAGGCGATTAGAGGACATAAACTCCTTGAAGAGCATGGGCTACCCAGAGCGAGCAGCTAGAGAGGCTCTTCACAACGCAAAAGGAGACCTTCAGCTCGCCGCTAAG ATTATACTTGATAACCCCCTGCTACTCCTGCCAGATGATGATGATCCAGTGCCAGGGGACCAGTTTAATGTTCCCCAAGAAAGTATTGATCAA TTGGTCTACATGGGCTTTAATCCTAAGGCAGTAGAGCAAGCTCTGAAATTGTTCAAAGGCAACATTCAGCTGGCCGTACAGATGCTTGCTCATTATGGGGGATCCCTTCCTGGGGAACTACAGACCCCTTTGGACAGCACCATTCCGTCAGATGAATCCAGTTCATCAAAAGATTCTCCTACTGATTCTGCAG ATAagaggagagaggaaaaagaagaaaatcaaaagagagggggggaaacagaag GCACTTCTGGGGCATCAACAGATGAAGACATGGAAGTGGATGCTGTCAATGAAATCTTAGAAGATATCCCAGAACATGAAGAAGATTATTTGGACCTAACTCTGGAAGAGGAAGAATATGTAATTAATGAATACCTCTCTTACATAAAGCATTTGCCGATACAGTAG
- the NUB1 gene encoding NEDD8 ultimate buster 1 isoform X2: MAQNKYLAAKLKKYLREDKIYLWKPPYTNNSKEAGEELKDLALQYSARLNYNDNEIEALLEEIRCKAVERGTGNEAFKTTGIATLEVALPTRMGKARKTVLETKLVITGKELRSQIAQTYGFEENCIKIIANKKQLDLGKTLEEQGITHNIKVMVLELKLSEEETRRKVREEEMQHEEEVAKNKEMNKRMQRTKKGLEILAEREDSFDPENTPYLDIANQTGRTIKIPPAAKKALLLAMGHHEKGRALLKKKEYAMALPFLLDADKHFCDCGSDLLNTVDNYAVLQLDIVWCYFHLGQLDCLDDAEKKLTAAHDCFRRCYGENHERLVTIKGSSGREKALFLRLYLLQGISHYHNGREKEAAEHLQRAHGLFQELCIDPEKISSLLLLGFSAQEARLGLRACDGNVDHAASHISNRREEKAEIRREEKAKRRRRLEDINSLKSMGYPERAAREALHNAKGDLQLAAKIILDNPLLLLPDDDDPVPGDQFNVPQESIDQLVYMGFNPKAVEQALKLFKGNIQLAVQMLAHYGGSLPGELQTPLDSTIPSDESSSSKDSPTDSAGTSGASTDEDMEVDAVNEILEDIPEHEEDYLDLTLEEEEYVINEYLSYIKHLPIQ; encoded by the exons ATGGCACAGAACAAGTACCTTGCAGCAAAGCTGAAAAAATATTTGCGAGAAGACAAAATTTACCTGTGGAAACCTCCCTATACAAACAATAGCAAAGAGGCTGGTGAGGAGCTGAAG GATCTCGCGTTGCAATACTCAGCCAGGCTAAATTATAATGACAATGAAATCGAAGCCCTTCTGGAAGAAATACGCTGTAAAGCGGTTGAGCGGGGAACAGGAAACGAAGCTTTTAAGACGACAGGAATTGCGACGCTTGAAGTAGCTTTGCCTACGAGGATGGGTAAA GCAAGAAAAACTGTTCTGGAGACAAAATTGGTCATCACAGGCAAGGAGCTCAGATCTCA AATAGCACAGACATATGGATTTGAAGAAAATTGCATCAAAATAATTGCAAATAAGAAGCAACTTGACCTAG GAAAGACACTAGAAGAGCAAGGCATTACACACAATATCAAGGTCATGGTGCTTGAGCTGAAACTTAGTGAAGAGGAAACTAGGAGAAAAGTCCGTGAAGAGGAAATGCAACATGAGGAAGAAGTAGCGaagaataaagaaatgaataaacgGATGCAAAGAACGAAGAAAGGCTTGGAAATACTTGCAGAAAGAG AGGATTCATTTGATCCAGAGAATACGCCTTACCTCGACATTGCAAACCAAACTGGAAGAACCATCAAGATCCCCCCAGCAGCCaaaaaa GCTCTTTTGTTAGCTATGGGCCACCATGAAAAGGGCAGAGCGTTGTTGAAGAAAAAAGAATATGCTATGGCATTGCCATTTCTGTTGGATGCAGATAAACACTTCTG TGATTGTGGTTCAGACCTCCTGAACACGGTTGATAATTATGCCGTGCTGCAACTGGACATAGTCTGGTGTTACTTCCACCTGGGACAGCTGGATTGCCTTGATGATGCTGAGAAGAAGCTTACTGCAGCCCACGATTGCTTCAGAAGGTGTTACGGGGAGAACCACGAAAGACTGGTCACTATAAAA ggaagttCTGGAAGAGAGAAGGCTTTATTTCTAAGGCTTTATTTACTTCAAGGAATAAGCCATTATCATAATGGCAGAGAAAAAGAGGCTGCTGAACATCTTCAGAGG GCACATGGCTTATTTCAAGAGTTGTGCATAGATCCCGAAAAGATCAGCAGCTTGTTACTTCTGGGATTCTCCGCTCAGGAAGCCCGTTTGGGTCTCCGAGCTTGTGATGGGAACGTGGATCATGCAGCGAGTCATATTTCCAACAGGAGAGAG GAAAAAGCTGAAATAAGGAGAGAGGAGAAAGCTAAAAGAAGAAGGCGATTAGAGGACATAAACTCCTTGAAGAGCATGGGCTACCCAGAGCGAGCAGCTAGAGAGGCTCTTCACAACGCAAAAGGAGACCTTCAGCTCGCCGCTAAG ATTATACTTGATAACCCCCTGCTACTCCTGCCAGATGATGATGATCCAGTGCCAGGGGACCAGTTTAATGTTCCCCAAGAAAGTATTGATCAA TTGGTCTACATGGGCTTTAATCCTAAGGCAGTAGAGCAAGCTCTGAAATTGTTCAAAGGCAACATTCAGCTGGCCGTACAGATGCTTGCTCATTATGGGGGATCCCTTCCTGGGGAACTACAGACCCCTTTGGACAGCACCATTCCGTCAGATGAATCCAGTTCATCAAAAGATTCTCCTACTGATTCTGCAG GCACTTCTGGGGCATCAACAGATGAAGACATGGAAGTGGATGCTGTCAATGAAATCTTAGAAGATATCCCAGAACATGAAGAAGATTATTTGGACCTAACTCTGGAAGAGGAAGAATATGTAATTAATGAATACCTCTCTTACATAAAGCATTTGCCGATACAGTAG